Proteins from a genomic interval of Methanofollis formosanus:
- the hepT gene encoding type VII toxin-antitoxin system HepT family RNase toxin, giving the protein MRELQDAMGGRERYQSISREQFFSDRDTRNMVFHAMLVGIQSAIDSATDLIAEERLRKPARYRETFEILGENGILSEPLTRDLSALAGFRNVLVHIYRDLDLEQVYAILHQDLGALTAFRDAILEHLHDRSSGNT; this is encoded by the coding sequence ATGCGGGAACTGCAGGATGCGATGGGGGGCCGGGAACGATATCAATCCATCTCCAGGGAGCAGTTCTTCTCTGATCGGGATACCCGGAATATGGTCTTTCATGCAATGTTGGTCGGGATCCAGTCGGCGATCGATAGTGCAACCGATCTGATCGCAGAAGAGCGGCTCAGGAAACCTGCACGTTACCGCGAGACTTTTGAGATCCTCGGCGAGAACGGGATTCTCTCGGAACCGCTTACCCGTGATCTCTCGGCCCTGGCAGGATTCCGGAACGTCCTGGTCCACATCTACCGGGATCTGGACCTCGAACAGGTCTATGCAATTTTGCACCAGGATCTCGGTGCCCTCACGGCATTCCGGGATGCCATCCTGGAGCATCTTCACGACCGATCTTCGGGGAACACATAA
- a CDS encoding nucleotidyltransferase domain-containing protein: MNDLEREQMIIEISRCLSGVEDLLLGYLYGSFLVRSDFHDIDIGLIVSGERSPYELFRYAMKIAADLERCIRPRYEVDLRILNTAPVEFQYEVVKTGRVVFARDEGLRVAFEADVLAKYLDLKPLCERMDRSLLTPEVT; encoded by the coding sequence ATGAACGATCTTGAAAGAGAACAGATGATCATAGAGATCAGCCGGTGCCTCTCCGGTGTCGAGGATCTGCTGCTGGGTTATCTCTATGGCTCGTTCCTGGTGCGAAGCGACTTTCATGACATCGACATAGGGCTGATTGTTTCCGGGGAAAGGAGTCCATATGAACTCTTCAGGTATGCCATGAAGATTGCAGCCGATCTGGAGCGATGCATCAGGCCGAGGTACGAGGTGGATCTTCGGATTCTCAATACCGCACCCGTGGAGTTCCAGTACGAAGTGGTGAAGACAGGAAGGGTTGTCTTTGCCAGGGATGAGGGCCTGCGAGTTGCATTTGAGGCTGATGTGCTGGCGAAGTACCTCGATCTCAAGCCCCTCTGCGAGAGGATGGACCGCTCGCTTCTTACACCAGAGGTCACATGA
- a CDS encoding UPF0175 family protein gives MSDVTIMVPHGIVQALRLPPDTIQAALQQELALALYQRGILSSGKACALAWVNRWEWEKLLEARKIPRHYADEDLDQDIAYATGGQ, from the coding sequence ATGTCAGACGTCACGATCATGGTGCCCCACGGTATCGTCCAGGCACTTCGTCTTCCTCCCGATACGATCCAGGCCGCGCTGCAACAGGAACTCGCCCTGGCGCTCTACCAGCGTGGCATCCTCTCGTCAGGGAAGGCATGTGCTCTCGCATGGGTGAACAGATGGGAATGGGAGAAATTGCTTGAAGCACGGAAGATCCCCAGGCACTATGCCGATGAGGATCTCGATCAGGACATTGCCTATGCTACAGGCGGTCAGTAA
- a CDS encoding HEPN domain-containing protein, protein MKTQNFLNKLFREGKIRVVDPSVQVQEAYRKKSESYLISAKILLENGRLEETVSMAYYSMYYMVLALLFKTGIKCENHTGAMILLERLYGIDSSRIAAAKRDRIDKQYYVDFAITAEEVKDSIEEAEAFCADLLDFMERLHQGEISRLREEAVRLQEGS, encoded by the coding sequence ATGAAAACACAAAATTTTTTGAATAAACTCTTCAGAGAAGGAAAGATCAGGGTCGTCGATCCCAGTGTTCAGGTCCAGGAGGCATACCGGAAGAAATCTGAGAGTTATCTCATCTCCGCAAAGATCCTGCTGGAGAACGGGCGGCTTGAAGAAACCGTATCGATGGCATATTACAGCATGTACTACATGGTGCTGGCCCTCCTTTTCAAGACTGGCATAAAATGCGAGAACCACACCGGTGCGATGATCCTTCTGGAGAGACTGTATGGCATTGACAGTTCCCGCATTGCCGCCGCCAAAAGGGATCGCATCGATAAACAGTATTATGTGGACTTTGCAATCACGGCGGAGGAGGTCAAGGACTCCATAGAAGAGGCTGAGGCGTTCTGCGCAGACCTTCTTGATTTCATGGAACGGCTCCATCAGGGAGAGATCTCACGCCTCAGGGAAGAAGCAGTGCGGCTCCAGGAAGGATCGTGA